The following are encoded in a window of Balaenoptera ricei isolate mBalRic1 chromosome 1, mBalRic1.hap2, whole genome shotgun sequence genomic DNA:
- the PIGR gene encoding polymeric immunoglobulin receptor: MSLLFFTCLLAVFPVVSMKSPIFGPQEVSSVEGSSVSIKCYYPATSVNRHTRKYWCRQGARGRCTTLISSEGYVSKDYEGRANLTNFPESGTFVTNISHLTRNDSGLYKCGLGISSRGLSFDVSLEVSQVPGQINGGHVYTADLGRTVTINCPFKAVNSEKRKSLCKKTGQDCMLVIDSTGYVSPSYSNRVRLSIEGTSQLVFSVVINRIQLSDAGMYVCQAGDDASADKSNADLQVLKPETELIYGDLRGSVTFDCALGPEMAKEAKFLCRLKNGEACNVIINTLGKKAQDFEGRILLTGKDNGFFSVHVTSLRKEDAGLYLCGANSVGEPQEGWPTQAWQLFVNEETAIPPSQSVVKGVVGSSVTVSCAYNPKETDSLKYWCRWNETQNGHCPQLVQSEGLVKEQYEGRLALYEEPGNGTYTVILNQLTPQDAGFYWCLTNGDTHWRSMVELKIVEGEPSLKVPKSVKAWLGETLKVSCHFPCKYYSYEKYWCKWSNRGCRALPSQDEGPSQAFVNCDQKSQIVSLNLNSVTSEDEGWYWCGVKEGHQYGETVAVYVAVEKRVKGSQDASGVNAAPGEEAIEPRARETENKVLLGPSLLAEERAGKDTEDRAGGSGASADPGSSAGQGGGSKALVSTLVPLALVLAAGAVAIGVVRARHRKNVDRISIRSYRTDISMSDFENSRDFGAHDNMGASPDTQETTLEGKDEFATTTEDAMEKEEPKKAKRSSKEEADMAYTAFLLQTNNMAAATQDGPGEA, translated from the exons ATGTCGCTCCTCTTCTTCACCTGCCTGCTGGCTGTCTTCCCAG TGGTCTCCATGAAGAGTCCCATATTCGGTccccaggaggtgagcagcgTGGAAGGCAGCTCCGTGTCCATCAAGTGCTACTACCCGGCCACCTCCGTCAACCGGCATACCCGGAAGTACTGGTGCCGGCAGGGAGCCAGGGGCCGCTGCACTACCCTCATCTCCTCAGAGGGCTACGTCTCCAAGGACTATGAGGGCAGGGCCAACCTCACCAACTTCCCAGAGAGCGGCACATTTGTGACGAACATCAGCCATCTCACTCGGAATGACTCGGGGCTCTACAAGTGTGGTCTGGGCATTAGCAGCCGAGGCCTGTCCTTTGATGTGAGCCTGGAAGTCAGTCAAG TTCCCGGGCAGATAAATGGCGGCCACGTCTACACAGCAGACCTGGGCAGAACAGTGACCATCAACTGCCCTTTCAAGGCTGTGAATTCTGAGAAGAGGAAATCTTTGTGCAAGAAGACAGGCCAGGACTGCATGCTAGTCATCGACTCCACTGGGTATGTGAGCCCCAGCTACAGCAACAGAGTACGTCTCTCTATTGAGGGTACCAGCCAATTAGTGTTTAGCGTTGTCATCAACCGAATCCAGCTCAGCGATGCTGGGATGTATGTCTGCCAGGCTGGGGACGATGCCAGCGCCGATAAGAGCAATGCTGACCTCCAAGTGCTGAAGCCCGAGACTGAGCTGATTTATGGAGACCTGAGGGGCTCGGTGACCTTTGACTGTGCCCTGGGCCCAGAGATGGCAAAAGAGGCCAAATTTCTGTGCCGGCTAAAAAATGGGGAAGCTTGCAATGTGATCATCAACACGCTGGGGAAGAAGGCTCAGGACTTTGAGGGCAGGATCCTGTTGACTGGCAAGGATAATGGTTTCTTCAGTGTGCACGTCACCAGCCTGAGGAAAGAGGATGCGGGGCTCTACCTGTGTGGAGCCAACTCTGTTGGTGAGCCTCAGGAAGGCTGGCCCACCCAGGCTTGGCAACTCTTCGTCAATGAAG AGACCGCGATTCCCCCAAGTCAGTCTGTGGTGAAAGGAGTGGTGGGAAGCTCCGTGACCGTGTCCTGCGCCTACAACCCGAAGGAAACAGACAGCCTGAAGTACTGGTGTCGCTGGAACGAGACTCAAAATGGCCACTGCCCGCAGCTGGTGCAGAGCGAGGGGCTGGTCAAGGAGCAGTACGAGGGCAGGCTCGCACTGTACGAGGAGCCAGGCAATGGCACCTACACCGTCATCCTCAACCAGCTCACCCCCCAGGACGCCGGCTTCTACTGGTGTTTGACCAACGGCGATACTCACTGGAGGTCCATGGTGGAGCTCAAGATTGTAGAAG gagaacCAAGCCTCAAGGTACCCAAGAGTGTCAAGGCTTGGCTGGGAGAGACCCTCAAGGTCTCCTGCCACTTCCCCTGCAAATACTACTCCTACGAGAAGTACTGGTGTAAGTGGAGCAACAGAGGCTGCAGGGCCCTGCCCAGCCAGGACGAAGGCCCCAGCCAGGCCTTTGTGAACTGCGACCAGAAGAGCCAGATCGTCTCCCTGAACCTGAACTCCGTCACCAGCGAGGACGAAGGCTGGTACTGGTGCGGAGTGAAGGAGGGCCACCAATACGGAGAGACCGTGGCTGTCTATGTGGCGGTAGAGAAGAGGGTGAAGG GATCCCAAGATGCCAGTGGAGTGAATGCTGCTCCTGGTGAGGAGGCGATAGAGCCGAGGGCCAGGGAGACTGAGAACAAAGTCCTTCTGGGTCCCAGCCTTCTCGCAGAGGAAAGAGCAGGGAAGGATACTGAAGATCGAGCTGGTGGGAGCGGAGCATCCGCAGATCCCGGCAG ctctgcaGGACAAGGTGGGGGCTCCAAAGCGCTGGTCTCCACCCTGGTGCCCCTGGCCCTGGTGCTGGCTGCAGGGGCCGTGGCGATTGGGGTGGTCAGAGCCCGACACAGGAAGAATGTCG ACCGGATTTCAATCAGAAGCTACAGGACAGACATTAGCATGTCAGACTTCGAGAACTCCAGGGATTTTGGAGCCCATGACAACATGGGAGCCTCTCCAGACACTCAGGAGACAACTCTCGAAGGAAAAGATG AGTTCGCCACCACTACCGAGGATGCCATGGAGAAGGAAGAACCCAAGAAGGCGAAAAGG TCATCCAAGGAGGAAGCCGACATGGCCTACACCGCCTTCCTGCTCCAGACCAACAACATGGCCGCTGCCACCCAGGACGGCCCCGGAGAAGCCTAG
- the FCAMR gene encoding LOW QUALITY PROTEIN: high affinity immunoglobulin alpha and immunoglobulin mu Fc receptor (The sequence of the model RefSeq protein was modified relative to this genomic sequence to represent the inferred CDS: deleted 1 base in 1 codon; substituted 1 base at 1 genomic stop codon) → MPILLILCLLQGSALAPPHGRPRLRWLWDGSLPLWAHPLGQGNTPGFSPLCWREEXSIPAANALKGPRLVSGDPGGAVTIQCHYPPFSINSHPRKYWCRLSPLTWACHTIVSTNRYTHRRYRGRVVLRDFPQRGLFVVRLSQLSPEDVGHYRCGIGNTNNMLFFSMNLTISAGLSRTIPAATLAAGELITGSFVTVSPVANRRTPGTIQTIERQGTGWDRVALTLGTSKTTASAKGRQTPGATGVVAPGTGSQLEGSIWATIPTPQSPASAIRGVSNTTEGDREWSTRSLKANRARASKRERETTTGTDRQREDTERVRIAPDTAEKVMATIRPSTLVSEKWMWETLQEEMSVSKPQALRSIEGTNPVAAVWTLEPTSIEMASAEGSSEGDLDTPAGDSGPQVTPSQALAARPLRPLGKDSHVKSASLEEKNISRMLTPVSSVLCPLMLTALVMLRRKLQRKRSSQETERSSGVTLIQMTPFPELSLQPDQLPQVEREMLQDDPPPLRASLSIPERDPGPRGMEG, encoded by the exons ATGCCTATCCTCCTCATACTGTGCCTGCTGCAGG GTTCTGCTTTGGCCCCTCCACACGGAAGACCCCGTCTCAGGTGGCTGTGGGATGGCTCTCTCCCCCTCTGGGCCCACCCTCTGGGCCAAGGAAACACGCCCGGTTTT TCACCCCTTTGCTGGAGGGAGGAGTGATCCATCCCAG CTGCAAATGCGTTGAAGGGCCCGAGGCTGGTGTCTGGGGATCCTGGGGGAGCTGTCACCATCCAGTGCCATTACCCACCCTTCTCCATCAACAGCCACCCGAGGAAGTACTGGTGCCGCCTAAGCCCCCTGACGTGGGCCTGCCACACCATCGTGTCCACCAACCGCTACACTCACCGTCGCTACCGTGGCCGTGTGGTCCTAAGAGACTTCCCACAAAGAGGCTTGTTTGTGGTGAGGCTCTCCCAGCTGTCCCCGGAGGATGTGGGGCACTACCGCTGTGGCATTGGAAACACAAACAACATGCTGTTCTTCAGCATGAACCTGACCATCTCTGCAG GTCTTTCCAGAACCATCCCCGCAGCCACTCTGGCTGCTGGTGAGCTCATCACGGGATCCTTTGTGACAGTATCGCCAGTGGCCAACAGACGGACACCAGGAACTATCCAGACTATAGAGAGACAAGGGACAGGATGGGACAGAGTTGCTCTGACTCTAGGAACCAGCAAAACCACAGCTTCAGCTAAGGGAAGACAAACCCCAGGAGCAACTGGGGTAGTAGCTCCAGGGACAGGCAGCCAGCTAGAGGGTTCCATTTGGGCAACCATCCCCACTCCGCAGAGTCCAGCTTCAGCCATCAGAGGTGTGTCCAATACAACAGAAGGTGATCGAGAGTGGAGCACCAGAAGTTTGAAAGCAAACAGGGCTAGGGCCagcaaaagagagagggaaacaacTACTGGGACTGATAGGCAaagagaggacacagagagggtCAGAATAGCCCCAGACACAGCTGAGAAGGTCATGGCGACCATTAGGCCATCAACCCTGGTCTCAGAAAAATGGATGTGGGAAACCCTCCAAGAAGAAATGTCGGTTTCTAAGCCACAAGCCCTGCGCTCCATTGAAGGAACCAACCCAGTTGCAGCTGTGTGGACCTTGGAGCCAACCAGCATAGAGATGGCATCTGCGGAAGGAAGCAGTGAAGGAGACCTAGACACCCCTGCTGGAGACAGTGGTCCCCAAGTGACGCCAAGCCAGGCCCTGGCAGCAAGGCCCCTCAGGCCCCTGGGCAAGGACTCCCACGTGAAGAG TGCTTCTCTGGAAGAGAAAAACATCTCTCGGATGCTGACTCCAGTCTCTTCGGTGCTGTGTCCGCTTATGCTGACGGCTCTTGTTATGCTGCGAAGGAAGCTCCAGAGAAAGAGGAGCT CTCAGGAGACAGAAAGGTCATCAGGGGTCACCTTGATTCAGATGACACCGTTCCCGGAGCTGAGCCTCCAGCCAGACCAGCTTCCCCAGGTGGAAAGAGAGATGCTCCAGGATGACCCTCCTCCTCTCCGTGCCAGCCTGAGCATCCCAGAGAGGGACCCTGGACCCCGAGGAATGGAAGGATAA